The Episyrphus balteatus chromosome 4, idEpiBalt1.1, whole genome shotgun sequence genome includes a window with the following:
- the LOC129918681 gene encoding collagen alpha-2(VIII) chain-like gives MKIPIRINADMKLNVGLVVCLFAIFAGSNAKKTPKSISINRGGGGGGGGGGYDKYGGGGGGDKYYIPVQQVHPVHIPAPAPAPMPMPMPMPMPMPMPMPQPMPQPMPMPMPMPMPMPMPMPMPQPMPPSGGGGQCVCIPGAAGPSGAPGAKGPQGPKGETGDQGPKGVDGPTGPIGAPGNPGPPGARGPPGPEGPPGRPGFEGRQGQMGPPGLPGNPGPTGLPGQPGMAA, from the exons ATGAAAATTCCAATCAGAATCAATGCAGACATGAAGTTAAACGTTGGTTTAGTTGttt gtctcTTTGCAATTTTTGCTGGGAGCAATGctaaaaaaactccaaaatcaATAAGCATCAATCGAGGTGGTGGCGGTGGTGGAGGAGGTGGTGGATATGATAAATATGGTGGTGGCGGTGGTGGTGATAAATATTATATACCAGTCCAACAAGTACATCCAGTACATATACCAGCACCAGCTCCAGCACCAATGCCGATGCCAATGCCCATGCCAATGCCAATGCCGATGCCGATGCCACAACCAATGCCACAACCAATGCCAATGCCAATGCCGATGCCTATGCCAATGCCAATGCCCATGCCAATGCCACAACCAATGCCACCATCGGGAGGAGGAGGACAGTGTGTCTGCATCCCAGGAGCAGCTGGTCCATCAGGTGCACCTGGAGCAAAGGGTCCACAAGGACCTAAAGGAGAAACTGGAGATCAAGGCCCAAAGGGTGTTGATGGCCCAACTGGACCAATTGGTGCACCAGGCAATCCAGGTCCACCTGGAGCACGTGGTCCTCCCGGACCAGAAGGCCCACCAGGACGTCCAGGTTTCGAGGGACGACAAGGTCAAATGGGTCCACCTGGATTACCAGGTAATCCCGGACCAACTGGTTTACCAGGACAACCTGGAATGGCAgcataa
- the LOC129919289 gene encoding collagen alpha-1(V) chain-like, which yields MKRYSTIYFLVILLVYGFCEEISKNEVEYDDFNNDDSEEMPYGGLRQMFFVQGPDGPPGPPGPPGIPGNQGLKGPSGDQGSDGPVGQTGPPGKPGTMGETGPEGITGPRGLNGRPGDAGPPGPQGPQGPPGPPGPPGPPGTPGTTTTTTTTTAAPTTTTTTTTAATTTTTTPTTTTTTTPATTTTTPTTTTTTTPKLQQQQLLQPQPLRLQKLQQQQQLQQQPLPRRQQQLLTH from the exons ATGAAAAGGTACAGCACAATCTATTTCCTTG TAATCTTGTTAGTGTATGGTTTCTGTGAAGAGATATCAAAGAATGAAGTAGAATATGATGATTTCAATAATGATGATAGCGAAGAAATGCCTTATGGCGGATTGAGACAAATGTTCTTCGTTCAAGGACCAGATGGGCCCCCGGGACCACCAGGTCCGCCAGGTATACCAGGCAATCAAGGTTTGAAAGGGCCTAGTGGCGATCAAGGAAGCGACGGCCCTGTTGGACAAACAGGCCCACCTGGAAAGCCTGGAACAATGGGTGAAACTGGACCAGAAGGGATTACAGGTCCTAGGGGTCTAAATGGTCGACCAGGAGATGCAGGACCACCAGGGCCACAAGGACCACAGGGGCCACCTGGACCACCAGGCCCACCCGGACCACCAGGGACCCcaggaacaacaacaacaaccacaacaacaacagcagctcCAACAACAACTACCACAACTACAACTGCagctacaacaacaactacaacaccaaccactacaacaacaacaactcctGCAACCACAACTACAACACCAACCACTACGACAACAACAACCCCT aagctacaacaacaacaactcctGCAACCACAACCACTACGACTACAGaagctacaacaacaacaacaactccaACAACAACCACTACCACGACGACAACAACAACTCCTGACCCACTAG